Proteins co-encoded in one Hominilimicola fabiformis genomic window:
- a CDS encoding RidA family protein, translated as MKETKTNNAPAAIGPYSQAITVGNMLFTSGQIPINPATGDIPEGVEAQAEQALTNVKNLIEAAGGSIENVVKTTVFIKDMNDFAKINEVYAKYFTEPYPARSCVEVARLPKDVLLEVETIVEL; from the coding sequence ATGAAAGAAACAAAGACAAACAATGCTCCGGCTGCAATCGGACCTTATTCACAGGCAATAACTGTCGGAAATATGCTGTTCACATCGGGACAAATTCCGATTAACCCTGCAACAGGCGATATTCCTGAAGGTGTTGAAGCACAGGCAGAACAGGCACTTACAAACGTAAAGAACCTTATCGAAGCTGCCGGCGGAAGTATTGAAAATGTTGTAAAGACAACAGTATTTATTAAGGATATGAATGACTTTGCAAAGATTAACGAAGTATACGCTAAATATTTTACAGAGCCTTATCCGGCTCGTTCATGCGTAGAAGTCGCAAGACTTCCGAAGGACGTACTTCTTGAAGTTGAAACTATTGTAGAATTATAA
- the addA gene encoding helicase-exonuclease AddAB subunit AddA — protein MPNWTKEQEKAIYEPSGKKNILVSAAAGSGKTAVLVERIVNLITNSENPFPIDSILVATFTEAAATEMKERIINRINKSYREALENGDIAQSKYLKEQMHLTAGADINTIDAFCLRVVKNNFHVLGIDPNFSIMDTNEDKMLIDDTLTDLFAALYETENEENKNRFQHLVTTYASNRDDEGLKKVIRKLYNFIQSFPDPIKWLYDKAAMYDNNMSQSIWFKEIFLSVHKENILKHHGEFWDKLIKEMIGIVKKVYPDTDTSVPPVCIPECEQYWGKMWEYICICADSVKALKSAESFDEVGSAYDTYIAKTKLGTAVRAYKKAESPIEEWQYYSNKYNSMREDLLSSTSYLPNGTAEQFNKYVHSEELKQTIDDIVWITVLFSELYENAKAKKNVKTFSDIEHLAYRLFSENENIRNEYSLKYNEILIDEYQDTNGLQDSIFTLISRDNKNMFMVGDLKQSIYRFRGGDPTIFKKKYSLDSDEIEIIHLSQNFRSRMQVIDSINDVFRFNMSQDVGDVDYNDTAALQREESRECYINTAENARNDYKSEFYCIGKSKDSKESSSDYLEAVTVANRIKELVDSHFKVYDGNGKYRDLKYSDIVVLMRSTKVNGELLQEILESNNIPSFLQKEEYFEKREIKLMLTLISLINNHIQDIPLVSVMRSPIGNFTENELSKIRLENRTSSFYNAVKYYKPSSDDLTKEEQKLSKKCKSFLKDLDRWRGYVKMKSISALIWTLYEETGFYDFMGALEGGDEAQANLKLLYERARKYEESGFKGIFNFIRYIERIEKRNEDLSGAQLINENHNVVRIMTIHKSKGLEFPVVFIMRTTKNMLAAKPTEEHRIQLHKDLGIGIDYINYENLYLKKLMFTKYIKRQNQSETLSEELRLLYVAMTRAKEKLIIVSSDKYKDENEFNQKIQEAVYNAKTMPKYIIASNAKKYSDWLIPSIGISLNHWNFIPRFLAKTTVSDVIKEKQETIKVKNIDEMREKVQKLLEFHYERPQSGNIPTKTSVTAIKEMAEEELTRKSDVEYEPIYMMQKPDFMRTEKLGTQIGTAHHQLMAFFDIEKIKTLTENNYADFVASELVRVTNDGQIDSNVVSDKNIADMICKNVTSFWKSDMGKEVLSAKKVYRESPFEISIPAYEYDNTLPDEYRNEQIILQGIIDLYFEDKNGDIILVDYKTDKCTSKAEQLAVAKKYEKQLILYARAMEKILKKSVKDKYLYLFSPQSVVKLD, from the coding sequence ATGCCTAATTGGACAAAAGAACAAGAAAAAGCGATATATGAGCCGTCAGGCAAGAAAAACATACTTGTTTCCGCCGCCGCAGGCTCTGGTAAAACGGCGGTACTTGTCGAACGTATCGTAAATCTTATAACCAACTCCGAAAACCCTTTTCCGATAGACAGTATATTGGTAGCAACGTTTACGGAGGCGGCGGCTACCGAAATGAAAGAAAGAATTATAAACAGAATTAACAAATCATATCGTGAGGCACTTGAAAACGGCGATATTGCACAAAGCAAATATTTAAAAGAACAAATGCACCTTACAGCAGGTGCGGATATTAACACAATCGACGCATTTTGTTTACGTGTGGTCAAAAACAATTTTCACGTTTTAGGTATTGATCCGAATTTCAGCATTATGGACACCAACGAGGACAAAATGCTCATTGACGATACATTAACCGATTTATTCGCGGCACTTTACGAAACAGAAAACGAAGAAAACAAAAATCGTTTTCAACACCTTGTAACAACTTACGCATCAAACCGCGATGACGAGGGATTGAAAAAAGTTATACGCAAACTTTACAACTTTATACAGTCATTCCCCGATCCGATAAAATGGCTTTACGACAAAGCGGCTATGTATGACAATAACATGTCGCAAAGTATATGGTTTAAGGAAATATTTTTATCAGTCCACAAAGAGAACATTTTAAAACATCACGGCGAATTTTGGGACAAGCTGATAAAAGAAATGATTGGGATTGTAAAGAAAGTATATCCCGATACAGATACTTCCGTACCGCCGGTTTGTATTCCTGAATGTGAGCAATATTGGGGAAAAATGTGGGAGTACATATGTATATGCGCCGACAGTGTAAAAGCATTAAAATCAGCTGAATCATTTGACGAAGTCGGCTCAGCATACGATACTTACATCGCCAAAACAAAGCTTGGAACAGCCGTAAGAGCATACAAAAAAGCTGAATCGCCGATTGAAGAGTGGCAGTATTACTCGAACAAATATAACTCTATGCGTGAAGATTTACTTAGCAGTACATCTTACTTGCCTAACGGCACTGCCGAGCAATTTAACAAGTATGTTCACTCGGAAGAATTGAAACAAACGATTGACGATATTGTTTGGATAACGGTTTTGTTCTCGGAACTTTATGAGAATGCAAAAGCAAAAAAGAACGTCAAAACATTCTCCGATATTGAACATCTTGCCTATCGTCTTTTCAGCGAAAATGAGAATATAAGAAACGAATATTCGCTGAAATATAACGAAATACTTATAGATGAATATCAAGATACAAACGGCTTACAGGATTCGATTTTCACGCTTATTTCAAGAGATAATAAAAATATGTTTATGGTCGGCGACTTAAAGCAAAGTATATATCGTTTTCGCGGCGGTGATCCGACTATTTTCAAGAAAAAATACAGCCTTGACAGTGATGAAATCGAAATTATACACCTTTCACAGAACTTCAGAAGTCGTATGCAGGTTATCGACAGTATAAATGACGTGTTCAGATTTAATATGTCGCAGGATGTCGGTGACGTTGATTACAACGACACTGCCGCTTTGCAGCGTGAAGAAAGCCGCGAATGTTATATAAACACCGCCGAAAATGCCCGGAATGACTACAAATCCGAATTTTACTGTATCGGAAAATCGAAGGATTCAAAAGAATCTTCTTCCGATTATCTTGAGGCAGTTACCGTGGCAAACAGAATAAAAGAGCTTGTTGACAGTCATTTCAAGGTTTATGACGGCAACGGAAAATATCGTGATTTGAAGTACAGCGATATAGTCGTTCTTATGCGTTCGACAAAAGTAAACGGCGAACTTTTGCAGGAAATATTAGAATCAAACAACATACCGTCATTTTTGCAAAAGGAAGAATATTTTGAAAAACGTGAGATAAAGCTTATGCTTACACTTATTTCACTTATCAACAATCACATTCAGGATATTCCGCTTGTAAGCGTTATGCGTTCACCGATAGGTAATTTTACCGAAAACGAACTTTCAAAAATCAGACTTGAAAACAGAACCTCATCTTTTTACAATGCCGTAAAATATTATAAACCGTCTTCCGATGATTTGACGAAAGAAGAACAGAAACTTTCAAAAAAATGCAAGAGCTTTCTAAAAGACCTTGACCGTTGGCGCGGATATGTTAAGATGAAGTCAATCTCCGCGTTGATTTGGACGTTGTATGAAGAAACGGGTTTTTACGACTTTATGGGTGCTCTCGAAGGCGGTGACGAGGCACAGGCAAATTTAAAACTTTTATATGAACGTGCAAGAAAGTATGAGGAATCGGGCTTTAAGGGGATCTTCAACTTCATTCGATATATCGAAAGAATTGAAAAGAGAAACGAAGATTTAAGCGGCGCTCAGCTTATCAATGAAAACCACAATGTTGTACGAATTATGACAATACACAAAAGCAAAGGTCTTGAATTTCCTGTCGTATTTATTATGCGCACAACTAAAAATATGCTTGCCGCAAAACCTACGGAGGAACACAGAATACAACTTCACAAAGATTTGGGGATCGGCATTGATTATATAAATTATGAAAATTTATATTTAAAAAAGCTGATGTTTACAAAATATATAAAGCGACAAAATCAATCCGAAACGCTTTCGGAAGAATTGCGTCTTTTGTATGTCGCAATGACTCGTGCAAAAGAAAAATTAATTATTGTTTCGTCCGACAAATACAAAGATGAAAATGAGTTTAATCAAAAAATCCAAGAAGCAGTATATAATGCAAAGACAATGCCAAAGTACATCATCGCATCAAATGCAAAAAAATATTCCGATTGGCTGATTCCGTCAATAGGCATATCGTTAAATCACTGGAATTTCATACCAAGATTTCTTGCCAAAACCACTGTATCGGACGTCATCAAAGAAAAACAAGAAACGATAAAGGTCAAAAACATTGATGAAATGCGTGAAAAAGTGCAAAAGCTCCTTGAATTTCATTATGAACGTCCGCAATCCGGCAACATTCCGACAAAAACATCCGTAACGGCAATAAAAGAAATGGCGGAAGAAGAACTTACACGAAAAAGCGACGTTGAATACGAGCCTATTTATATGATGCAAAAACCTGACTTTATGCGTACAGAAAAACTCGGTACACAAATCGGTACGGCGCACCATCAGCTTATGGCATTTTTCGATATTGAAAAGATTAAGACGCTTACCGAAAACAATTACGCCGACTTTGTCGCATCCGAGCTTGTCCGCGTCACAAATGACGGTCAGATTGACAGCAATGTTGTTTCGGATAAAAATATAGCCGATATGATATGCAAAAATGTCACAAGCTTTTGGAAAAGCGATATGGGTAAAGAAGTTTTAAGTGCCAAAAAAGTATATCGTGAAAGTCCTTTTGAAATATCAATTCCGGCATATGAATACGACAACACTTTACCGGACGAGTACAGAAACGAACAGATTATTTTACAAGGTATTATTGACTTATACTTTGAGGATAAAAACGGTGATATAATCCTTGTCGATTACAAAACCGACAAATGCACTTCTAAAGCAGAACAACTTGCAGTTGCAAAAAAATACGAAAAGCAATTAATTCTTTATGCACGTGCCATGGAAAAAATCTTAAAAAAATCTGTAAAAGATAAATATTTGTATTTATTTTCTCCGCAAAGTGTGGTAAAATTAGATTAG
- a CDS encoding PD-(D/E)XK nuclease family protein: MGVSIIRGAISSGKSDMCLKQISEIHEKNPDSKCIMIVPDHYSYETERKFVDFFGGIGLNNIEVLTLRRMSINFLSAKQQNHLTAPGKMMLIYKAVSAACDELLNVKDMDIKLITSMRQQGFLDVMSSLISEMKRYLITPEILFEKANALTDNKTLKNKLIALSNVLEKYLSYVEESGCTDSEDDLFHLANRIENGTEFDENTYIWVNRFDKFMPQQICVLEALLKKGVHMTISVCCPVTEYENEREIYLQTEKTVQKVYELSQTYGLENEYTASDGLRHLKGKDDLYKLFRYWTEDFVYPDKPKNTALFQSRDTYGEIERIACKIVDLVRDDGYRFKDIALLCGDENDYRHLIEAVFSEYEIPYFTDRTILLSDHPIAMQILSLFSILEDDWSYDSVFRYLRAGFIYRKEQHGKLKFFKSINQEEIDILENFVLKHGIRGGSKWLGEKEWLGENNIVDTAFQTESEEDANEVIEKLRHEIAAPIASFKEKTKGRKTAVEFATALFEYLEDINLYSGLKFDITKFQKDGKLNESEQFTKIWNLILDILNQVTIALDGDKINISEFAEYITVGLSQCEIRTIPSGIDQVYVGSVERSSHTSVKVMFIVGAKSGTFPTGIASEGFLSNRDRCTLQEEYGVTLAPDTKKKLDEQYFKVYRALCAVSEKLYFSYSIQNEEGKSQSPSHMINDIMRKFPKMTVSDNLLNDPLKDGIYISTPQATIHRMLINMSDRFNGSKNQLWEIVYDWYKHQTKWKPMLSLMKRADYYSERGVMLDSDISNMMYDGKITYSATRINTYAACPFQYFLRYGLNAQERDVWEVNSSNIGTYAHEVIRKFCDTVEDGANTNDDKIERWRNLSDEKRDDIIGGIINESCSNLLSSDVRDKERTANIFTRMGKTISNAAILVQKTLSVGNFAENGMEYDFEEDISDTVALKGKIDRIDICRDGDKSYLRIIDYKTGKTVFDIKNIYNGYNMQMVIYAIAAKIKNSDTDVAGIYYTGVRDEIKELNSSTTEDNIVESNKSVLKLDGVTFTDEDEQLQTKLLYNMDNKFLESGQVSFTNIKTGTKTGFKEVHTTDEINGLMKYVADTIIEMDSNIRNGKISLSPYTTSNTSVCDYCSYSPVCKFDKDNCTPRIADSSVKKEDIWEILKTKGAVLKNNKSKGVDKDA, from the coding sequence ATGGGAGTCAGTATTATACGAGGCGCTATCTCCTCCGGCAAGAGTGATATGTGCCTTAAACAAATAAGTGAAATACACGAAAAAAATCCCGATTCAAAATGTATAATGATTGTCCCCGACCATTATTCATACGAAACCGAACGAAAATTTGTTGATTTTTTCGGCGGTATAGGACTTAACAATATTGAAGTTCTTACGCTAAGACGTATGTCCATAAACTTTTTAAGTGCCAAACAACAAAACCATCTTACCGCCCCAGGTAAAATGATGCTTATATATAAGGCTGTTTCGGCGGCGTGCGACGAGCTTTTAAACGTAAAGGATATGGATATAAAACTTATCACCTCTATGCGTCAGCAGGGTTTTCTTGACGTTATGTCGTCACTGATAAGTGAAATGAAGCGTTACCTTATCACACCCGAAATACTTTTTGAAAAGGCAAATGCATTAACGGACAACAAAACTTTAAAAAACAAACTGATTGCACTTTCAAACGTATTGGAGAAATATCTTTCTTACGTTGAAGAAAGTGGCTGTACCGATAGCGAGGACGACCTTTTTCATCTTGCCAACCGTATCGAAAACGGCACCGAATTTGACGAAAACACTTATATATGGGTAAATCGTTTTGACAAATTTATGCCGCAGCAGATTTGCGTACTTGAGGCACTTCTGAAAAAAGGCGTACATATGACGATAAGTGTATGCTGTCCTGTTACAGAATACGAGAACGAACGCGAAATTTATCTTCAGACCGAAAAGACTGTACAAAAAGTTTACGAACTGTCGCAAACATACGGTCTTGAAAACGAATACACCGCCTCTGACGGGCTTCGTCACTTAAAAGGCAAGGACGACCTATACAAGCTTTTCAGATATTGGACAGAGGACTTTGTATATCCCGACAAGCCTAAAAATACGGCACTTTTTCAAAGTCGTGACACCTACGGTGAAATCGAACGAATTGCCTGCAAAATCGTTGACCTTGTCCGCGATGACGGCTATCGTTTTAAAGATATTGCACTGTTATGCGGTGATGAAAATGATTACAGACATCTTATAGAGGCTGTTTTCTCCGAATACGAAATACCGTATTTCACCGACAGAACAATCCTTTTGAGCGACCATCCTATCGCAATGCAGATTTTATCTTTATTCAGTATTCTTGAAGACGATTGGAGCTATGATTCTGTTTTCCGTTATCTTCGTGCCGGTTTTATTTACAGAAAAGAACAACACGGAAAGTTAAAATTTTTCAAGTCGATTAATCAAGAAGAAATAGATATACTTGAAAACTTCGTGTTGAAGCACGGCATAAGAGGCGGTTCAAAGTGGCTCGGTGAAAAAGAGTGGCTTGGCGAAAACAATATCGTAGACACTGCTTTTCAAACAGAGTCTGAAGAAGATGCAAATGAAGTTATAGAAAAACTCCGTCACGAAATAGCCGCACCGATTGCGTCATTCAAAGAAAAAACAAAAGGCAGAAAAACGGCCGTAGAATTTGCAACGGCATTGTTTGAATACCTTGAGGACATCAACCTGTATAGCGGATTAAAATTCGACATCACAAAATTCCAAAAAGACGGCAAACTGAACGAATCCGAACAATTTACGAAAATATGGAACCTTATTCTTGATATATTAAATCAAGTCACAATCGCACTTGACGGTGACAAAATTAACATTTCGGAATTTGCGGAATATATAACGGTAGGTCTGTCGCAATGCGAAATACGCACTATTCCATCGGGTATTGACCAAGTGTATGTAGGAAGTGTGGAAAGGAGCAGTCATACAAGCGTTAAGGTAATGTTTATTGTCGGCGCAAAAAGCGGTACTTTTCCTACGGGTATTGCATCCGAGGGTTTTCTTTCAAACCGCGACAGATGCACTTTGCAGGAAGAATACGGCGTAACTCTTGCACCCGATACTAAAAAGAAACTTGACGAACAGTATTTTAAGGTTTACAGAGCATTATGCGCGGTAAGCGAAAAATTGTATTTCAGCTATTCAATTCAAAATGAAGAAGGCAAGTCACAATCACCGTCGCATATGATAAATGACATAATGCGTAAATTCCCTAAAATGACCGTATCGGATAACCTTTTAAACGACCCATTGAAAGACGGAATTTACATTTCCACCCCGCAAGCAACAATACACAGAATGCTTATCAATATGTCCGACAGATTTAACGGCAGTAAAAATCAGTTATGGGAAATCGTATACGATTGGTACAAACACCAAACAAAATGGAAACCTATGCTTTCGCTTATGAAACGTGCCGATTATTACAGTGAACGCGGTGTAATGCTTGACAGCGATATATCAAATATGATGTATGACGGCAAAATCACATACAGTGCAACGCGTATCAACACCTATGCCGCTTGTCCGTTCCAATACTTTTTAAGATACGGACTTAACGCACAAGAGCGTGACGTATGGGAAGTCAATTCTTCAAATATCGGAACATATGCTCACGAAGTTATCAGAAAATTCTGCGATACCGTTGAGGACGGTGCAAATACCAACGATGATAAAATAGAACGTTGGCGTAATTTGAGTGACGAAAAACGTGACGATATTATAGGCGGTATTATAAATGAATCGTGCAGCAATCTGCTGTCATCAGACGTTCGCGACAAAGAACGTACCGCGAATATTTTCACCCGTATGGGCAAAACAATTTCAAATGCCGCAATACTTGTTCAAAAAACACTTTCTGTCGGCAATTTTGCCGAGAACGGTATGGAATACGATTTTGAAGAAGATATTTCCGATACAGTCGCATTAAAAGGAAAAATCGACCGAATCGACATATGCCGCGACGGTGACAAATCATATCTTAGAATTATCGACTACAAGACAGGTAAAACGGTTTTTGATATAAAAAATATTTACAACGGCTATAATATGCAGATGGTTATATATGCCATTGCCGCAAAAATAAAAAATTCCGACACTGATGTGGCAGGTATTTATTACACAGGTGTGCGTGATGAAATAAAGGAGCTTAACTCATCAACTACAGAGGACAATATAGTTGAGTCCAACAAAAGCGTACTAAAACTTGACGGTGTAACATTCACGGACGAAGACGAACAACTTCAAACAAAACTGCTTTACAATATGGATAACAAATTCCTTGAAAGCGGTCAAGTTTCATTCACAAACATAAAAACAGGTACAAAAACAGGTTTTAAAGAAGTTCACACCACAGATGAAATTAACGGTCTAATGAAATATGTGGCTGATACAATTATTGAAATGGACAGCAATATCAGAAACGGCAAAATAAGCCTTAGTCCGTACACCACATCAAATACAAGCGTGTGTGACTATTGTTCCTACTCCCCTGTCTGCAAATTTGATAAGGATAACTGTACACCGCGTATTGCGGATTCATCGGTCAAAAAAGAAGATATTTGGGAGATATTAAAAACAAAAGGCGCGGTGTTAAAAAACAACAAATCGAAAGGAGTTGACAAAGATGCCTAA
- the rpmG gene encoding 50S ribosomal protein L33 translates to MRVKVTLACSECKQRNYNTMKNKKNDPDRLEMNKYCKFCRKHTLHKETK, encoded by the coding sequence ATGAGAGTAAAGGTTACATTAGCGTGCAGCGAATGCAAGCAGAGAAACTATAATACAATGAAGAATAAGAAGAATGACCCTGACAGACTTGAAATGAACAAGTATTGTAAGTTCTGCAGAAAGCACACTCTTCACAAGGAAACCAAGTAA
- the secE gene encoding preprotein translocase subunit SecE: protein MADTNLSKANKPSFGTRVKRFFKDTKAELKKVTWPNKEQLIHNTGVIIVFILIITIILSVLDFGFAKLFQLLTNIL, encoded by the coding sequence ATGGCTGATACAAATTTATCTAAAGCAAATAAGCCAAGCTTTGGTACAAGAGTCAAGAGATTCTTTAAAGATACTAAGGCTGAGCTAAAAAAGGTCACATGGCCTAACAAGGAACAGCTTATTCATAACACAGGCGTAATTATTGTGTTTATCTTAATAATTACAATCATCTTGTCCGTACTTGATTTTGGTTTTGCAAAATTGTTCCAACTATTAACTAACATATTATAA
- the nusG gene encoding transcription termination/antitermination protein NusG has protein sequence MAEEAKWYVAHTYSGYENKVKANIEKSVENRGMQDLILDVKVPTEEVIEENGDKKKVVQHKIFPGYVIIKMIMTDESWYIVRNTRGVTGFVGPGSKPVPLSDEEVERMGVEVIRMKDIDFTVGDLVSIKSGPMEGFSGKVTSINNETRKINVAVSMFGRETPVEIDYTQVEHME, from the coding sequence ATGGCAGAAGAAGCAAAATGGTATGTGGCACACACATATTCGGGTTATGAAAACAAGGTAAAAGCCAATATTGAGAAATCTGTTGAAAACCGTGGTATGCAGGATTTAATTCTTGATGTCAAGGTGCCGACCGAAGAAGTCATTGAGGAAAACGGTGATAAGAAGAAAGTAGTTCAGCACAAGATTTTCCCGGGCTATGTTATTATCAAGATGATAATGACTGATGAAAGCTGGTACATTGTCAGAAATACACGTGGTGTTACAGGATTCGTTGGACCGGGTTCAAAGCCTGTTCCGCTTTCGGACGAAGAAGTTGAACGCATGGGTGTTGAAGTTATTCGTATGAAAGATATTGATTTTACCGTAGGAGATCTTGTTTCAATTAAATCAGGCCCTATGGAAGGCTTTTCGGGTAAAGTTACGAGCATTAACAATGAAACACGTAAGATTAACGTCGCTGTTTCAATGTTCGGACGTGAAACCCCTGTTGAAATTGACTATACACAGGTTGAACATATGGAATAG
- the rplK gene encoding 50S ribosomal protein L11: MAQKVAGYIKLQIPAGKATPAPPVGPALGQHGVNIMQFAKEFNEKTAKDAGLIIPVVITVYADRSFSFVTKTPPAAVLIKKACKIESGSGVPNKTKVATISKADLQAIAEQKMPDLNAASVEAAMSMIAGTCRSMGVLIGD, from the coding sequence ATGGCACAAAAAGTTGCAGGTTATATTAAATTACAAATTCCTGCCGGCAAAGCAACTCCGGCACCACCGGTTGGTCCTGCTCTAGGTCAACACGGCGTAAACATTATGCAGTTTGCAAAGGAATTTAACGAAAAAACAGCAAAGGACGCAGGTCTAATTATCCCTGTAGTTATTACAGTATATGCTGACCGTTCTTTCTCATTCGTAACAAAGACACCACCGGCTGCAGTTCTTATCAAGAAAGCTTGTAAGATCGAAAGCGGCTCAGGTGTTCCTAACAAGACAAAGGTAGCTACAATTTCAAAGGCAGATCTTCAAGCTATCGCAGAACAGAAGATGCCTGACCTTAACGCTGCAAGCGTAGAGGCTGCTATGAGCATGATCGCAGGTACTTGCAGAAGTATGGGCGTTCTAATCGGTGACTAA
- the rplA gene encoding 50S ribosomal protein L1, giving the protein MFRGKKYQDSVKLVEKSKFYDTNEAMDLITKTAKAKFDETVEAHIRLGVDSRHADQQVRGAIVLPHGTGKTSKVLVFAKGPKADEAKAAGADYVGDADLVAKIQGENWFDFDVVVATPDMMGVVGRLGKVLGPKGLMPSPKAGTVTMDVTKAVNEIKAGKIEYRLDKTNIIHCPIGKASFGAEKLQENFNALMSAIVKAKPAAAKGQYLKSVVVASTMGPGIKINAAKIG; this is encoded by the coding sequence ATGTTTAGAGGAAAGAAATATCAAGATAGCGTAAAGCTTGTTGAAAAATCAAAGTTTTATGATACAAATGAGGCTATGGACCTTATTACAAAGACAGCTAAGGCTAAGTTTGATGAAACTGTAGAGGCTCACATCAGACTTGGTGTTGACTCAAGACACGCTGACCAACAGGTCAGAGGTGCTATTGTACTTCCGCATGGTACAGGTAAGACTTCAAAGGTTTTGGTATTCGCTAAGGGTCCTAAGGCTGACGAAGCAAAGGCTGCTGGTGCAGATTACGTTGGTGATGCTGACTTAGTAGCAAAAATCCAGGGTGAAAACTGGTTCGATTTCGACGTTGTTGTTGCAACTCCTGATATGATGGGCGTTGTTGGTCGTCTTGGTAAGGTACTTGGTCCTAAGGGACTTATGCCATCACCAAAGGCAGGCACAGTAACAATGGACGTTACAAAGGCTGTAAACGAAATTAAAGCAGGTAAGATTGAGTACAGACTTGATAAGACAAATATCATTCACTGCCCAATCGGTAAGGCATCATTCGGTGCTGAAAAACTTCAGGAAAACTTTAACGCACTAATGAGTGCAATCGTTAAGGCTAAGCCGGCTGCTGCTAAAGGTCAATACCTAAAGAGCGTTGTTGTAGCTTCAACAATGGGACCTGGTATAAAGATTAATGCAGCTAAAATTGGCTAA
- the rplJ gene encoding 50S ribosomal protein L10: protein MPSEKVLEAKKAQVAETVEILKAAQTGVLVDYRGLNVEEDTELRRKLREANVKYFVIKNTLLRLAAKEVGLDALDEALHGPTAIAVSSEDAVAPAKVIADFAKENDKLEIKTGFMDGAVISLDEVNKLAATPNMDTLIAKMMGSLNSPISSLARLLATIADGGEEIADLIAKKSAEEAPAAEEAAPAEETADAE, encoded by the coding sequence ATGCCAAGTGAAAAGGTTTTAGAGGCTAAGAAAGCACAAGTTGCCGAAACAGTTGAAATTTTGAAGGCTGCTCAGACAGGTGTGCTTGTAGACTACCGTGGTTTGAACGTTGAAGAGGATACTGAACTTAGAAGAAAGCTTAGAGAAGCTAACGTTAAGTATTTTGTTATTAAGAACACACTTCTTCGTCTTGCTGCAAAGGAAGTTGGTCTTGATGCTCTTGATGAAGCACTTCACGGACCGACAGCTATCGCTGTTTCTTCAGAAGATGCAGTTGCACCTGCAAAGGTTATTGCTGATTTTGCTAAGGAAAACGATAAGCTTGAAATTAAGACAGGTTTCATGGACGGCGCTGTAATTTCTCTTGACGAGGTTAATAAGCTTGCAGCTACACCAAACATGGATACATTGATCGCAAAGATGATGGGAAGCTTGAACTCACCTATTTCTTCACTTGCAAGATTGCTTGCAACTATTGCTGACGGTGGCGAAGAAATCGCAGACCTAATAGCAAAGAAGAGCGCTGAGGAAGCTCCTGCAGCTGAAGAAGCTGCACCGGCTGAAGAAACAGCAGATGCTGAATAA
- the rplL gene encoding 50S ribosomal protein L7/L12, translating to MADLNAILDSIKELKLLEVAELVKMMEDEFGVSAAAPVMVAGAADGAAAGGAEKSEFDVVLAEAGASKLGVIKVVRELTGLGLKEAKALVDGAPGTIKEAVAKEDAEAMKAKLEEAGAKVELK from the coding sequence ATGGCAGATTTGAATGCAATTCTTGATTCAATTAAGGAATTAAAGCTACTTGAAGTTGCTGAATTAGTAAAAATGATGGAAGATGAGTTTGGCGTAAGCGCTGCTGCACCAGTTATGGTTGCAGGTGCTGCTGACGGTGCTGCTGCAGGCGGTGCTGAAAAGTCAGAATTTGATGTTGTACTTGCAGAAGCAGGCGCATCAAAGCTTGGCGTAATCAAAGTTGTTAGAGAACTTACAGGTCTTGGTCTTAAGGAAGCAAAGGCTCTTGTTGACGGTGCTCCTGGTACAATTAAGGAAGCTGTTGCTAAGGAAGATGCTGAAGCAATGAAAGCTAAGCTTGAAGAAGCAGGCGCTAAGGTAGAATTAAAGTAA